The Ketobacter alkanivorans genome includes the window TGTTTATCTATGCGGAAAAACCTCCCGCGATTGGGGGGTGCATGATCATGGGGCTATCGTGTGGGATGAATTTGTGGGCTATTGGATTACCATGTTTCTGGTGCCGGTAACCTGGTATTGGATACTGGCCGGGTTTATATTGTTTCGATTGTTCGATATATGGAAGCCGTGGCCTGTTCGGTATTTTGATAAGCATGTGCACGGTGGATTGGGCATCATGTTAGATGACGTAGTGGCGGGCATCATGGCCTGGATCGTTCTGTTTGGCTTGGTACAAGTTGTATAGGTCTAAAATGCAACAGTCCGCGTTGGGCGCAAGATGTGGCAGATTCAGCCATTGCTGGTGGAGCCCCGGTTATTATATGAATTCGGCACCAATGATAAAGATCCATGCGCAGACAGCGGGAGCAACATTATGGATAAATTGATCAATTTCCAACAGGAAGGCGCTGTGCTGACCATCCAATGGGATGATGGCAAGGCGAACGCTGTATCGCCGCAACTGCTGGTGGAGCTGAATGCGGCATTGGATCAAGCAGAGCGGGATCAGTTGATTGTGATTTTGGCAGGGCGACCTGGGCGCTTTTCTGCTGGTTTTGATTTGCAGGTAATGGGGCAGGGTGATGCCGCCATGGCGCAGCTGGTTGTCGGTGGGGCGAAGCTGGCCTTGCGCTTGTTGAACTTTCCTACTCCGGTGATCATGGCGTGTACCGGTCACGGTTTGGCCATGGGTGGGTTGCTGTTGTTGTCAGCGGATTATCGTATTGGTGTATCCGGTGATTATAAAATCGGATTGAACGAAGTCGCTATTGGTATGACCATGCCCTGGTTTGGAGTAGAACTGGCGCGGGGCCGATTGGCACCAGCACATTTTAATCGGGCGGTGAACAACGCAGAGATCTATTCATCAGAAGGTGCGGTGGCTGCGGGCTTTCTTGATCGCGTGTGCGATGCTCAGGATCTTATGGCCGAAGCAATGGCCGTTGCCACTGGATTCGAAAAGCTCAAG containing:
- a CDS encoding crotonase/enoyl-CoA hydratase family protein, yielding MDKLINFQQEGAVLTIQWDDGKANAVSPQLLVELNAALDQAERDQLIVILAGRPGRFSAGFDLQVMGQGDAAMAQLVVGGAKLALRLLNFPTPVIMACTGHGLAMGGLLLLSADYRIGVSGDYKIGLNEVAIGMTMPWFGVELARGRLAPAHFNRAVNNAEIYSSEGAVAAGFLDRVCDAQDLMAEAMAVATGFEKLKMRAHHATKLRTRQQLLEAVSRGVELDFGKGVLQS
- a CDS encoding phosphatidylglycerophosphatase A family protein — its product is MNTVPSSAFKHPIHFLAIGLGSGAAPKAPGTFGTVAAVLLYIPLSQLGTWWYLAVLVVAALVGVYLCGKTSRDWGVHDHGAIVWDEFVGYWITMFLVPVTWYWILAGFILFRLFDIWKPWPVRYFDKHVHGGLGIMLDDVVAGIMAWIVLFGLVQVV